The genomic window TTGCCGTCTCTTCCCGCTAGTCAGATACGGGTTGTTAGCCGTATCTCTATTTACCATTCTGGCTATAACCATAAATCGATACATCATGATTGGACATCCATCGCTCTACCCAAAGTAAgtgaatattactatttttttaatccgaCTTAAGCAcagtttttttgtataaagttGTTTtagctgtatattatatttttaatttaattctaattatacttaaacttttaactttaaactatGAACAgctacattaatttattacattaaattacatgtatttaattgtttaattttgtatggGATTAATTTACTTCaagatgttattattgtaaggatttgttattaatttaagaagttatactgaaaaaaactatttgtcaCTTGTTTGATAGAAGGTttcatgaatatatttaaagttatcttGTCTTTAGCTGTCATCGTCATCAACaatttttagtgaaaaaaaaaagatagtgTAAAATACGTaggataaataatacattttaagctgAGAATTGCTTGAGGGCCGGTTTTAACATGACTGTCAGgcgatattaattttatattatgggaatttaatccaaaataataattttaatatacatataataaaatatacattacataacGTTGACATACATGACATTttgacataaattattacattgaacAGATGGCAACatacttaaatagttatttctatttatttaactcttattatagtaatttaaacatttgatggaaaaaatgtttaacttttcTATAAtcattctaaataatttttaacttataaaaatatgtaggtacttattatatattgaactGGTTTTCAGGATGTACAAGAAATTCTATTTGGGCGTTATGGTTACGGTGACTTGGGTAGGTGGTTTTGGACTACTGATTCCTACGTGGCTTGGAAAATGGGGACAATTCGGTTTAGATGTAACCGTTGGTTCGTGCTCCATACTTCCAGATTCTGTCGGCCGATCACCAAAGGAAATCCTGTTTATGGGTGCATTTGTGGTGCCTTGCTTGTCTATTGTGGTGTGTTATGCTCGAATTTTCTATATCGTCAGAAAAACAGCTCTCAAGTCACGGGCTACGGTAACAACTAACCCACGTAATACAATGAATTCCAATCCATCGGACACTACGCCCTATTACACTCTTAAGACCCGCTTCAAGGTGCCTGAGATATCCACAGACTCGGCCATTGGGTCCAGTACAGCCACCGGAACGTGCTCCACTACCGACTCGAAGGAACAACATTTCCTTTCGCCACATGACATTATCGCCGATCCAAGCTCGTCAGGACTCGAAGAGAGTTATTCACCTAACCTATCTTTCTCTGATCGAAGAAGTACCAGACGACGTGACCGTTCACCATCATCCGCCCTGAATGCCACTATTACTCAAGTCGTATCAGCGGTAAGTCTAACTACCTATTCGAAAATATATATCCTAGGctaacaaatcatctccgttcagaatcgtttttcgtatacaatgatacctatcattgcgttcaaatttaacacacccattatagttatattatactttcttaATATTGCCCGttgattaaattgtattattttaagattccCGACAATTATTCAAGATAGTCAACATTcttgttaaatgtttttaaattttattataataatattgtttgaacaGGTATTTCAGACAAGAGAGGACTCCTCTCCAAGGACACGTAAGCAGAGCGCCATTGGTGTTGACAGGATGTCGTCAAAAGACAAAAAGCTGCTAAAAATGATccttgttatatttatatcatttgtcACGTGCTACTTGCCAATCACCATTAGCAAAACATCACATGAACTCGACGACTTGCACGTTCTAAATATAACCGCATATGTCTTAATCTATTTGACTACGTGCATCAATccaattatttatgtagtcATGAGCTCAGAGTACCGTCAAGCGTACAAGAATCTGTTGATGTGTAAAACTTCGCTAGAACAACAACAGACTCACAGAGGAGTGACTAAAAAACTGTCCGGTCCATAAaccataaatttatagttagattaaaataagagTATTTTTAAGATGTAAATCGTACATGgtaagataattaatttaatgattacaCCTAATAAAACCTTACAATTCTATGTTTATACTAATGTATTGCATTTTCCGGTATATGATTAGTATATCCATCGTgtcgataaatattatcactGCCTCAAATAGATAGATTTGTTTCTACAATGAACAATTACTAGACAATTATAGAACGTACGTGTTGGGGTTTACCTCAAAAATGTAGCTCTGAAGTtatgtttcattaaaataaaacaaaccaaACGTATTTTTACTTACAGTAAAATTTTACCATCAATATGAATGCTATAAAATACTCTAGGGCTGTGACGTAATCGTACACAAATGAGAAACTTACCCTTAGAAAATTAcactttttgtaaaatatacccAAATACCAATGTAAATTTAGGTGATATTCTTTCAACGTTAATCGGTCAATatctctaaatattaaaataatcctacaatttatagttacacaatttttatttttattagtcacAAAATCATCCTCCATCACTCTATgcgtacctataattaatatcatcatcttgcggttttaaaattataacgtaCAGCTATacaggtaatttattatttaaatatcaaatataatgttatcaatcatttttttgtttttaaactaaataatttgagCTATTGActgatttacattaaaattatcgatttatgtaaataaaataatatgtttctatGATAAACAAGTaagtagaaaattaaaacttctTACTACGAATAatcaaaactttataaatatatatatatataggtataatatataatttacaacatgATTCGATTAACGTACGTTACgtgtaataattactataaattaagttcCATTATTAGACGAATTAATTATATCGGTGTTTCAGTAGTTAAATTCTCTTGTAAATTAActcgtaaatatattttgacgtGAATAAATTATCCCGATTCATACGTAATCAAATCGAACTTGTAGAAGTGCTTTTC from Aphis gossypii isolate Hap1 chromosome 1, ASM2018417v2, whole genome shotgun sequence includes these protein-coding regions:
- the LOC114128819 gene encoding G-protein coupled receptor moody is translated as MIRDWAMHRFFTNNGLTDKNRSLLDDYHKENVSEVANNHDWQNELETELFQGYSPALLTFASICCVIYMMVGVPGNLITIIALFRCKKVRNATAVFIINLSVSDLSFCCFNLPLAASTFWYRSWIHGQLLCRLFPLVRYGLLAVSLFTILAITINRYIMIGHPSLYPKMYKKFYLGVMVTVTWVGGFGLLIPTWLGKWGQFGLDVTVGSCSILPDSVGRSPKEILFMGAFVVPCLSIVVCYARIFYIVRKTALKSRATVTTNPRNTMNSNPSDTTPYYTLKTRFKVPEISTDSAIGSSTATGTCSTTDSKEQHFLSPHDIIADPSSSGLEESYSPNLSFSDRRSTRRRDRSPSSALNATITQVVSAVFQTREDSSPRTRKQSAIGVDRMSSKDKKLLKMILVIFISFVTCYLPITISKTSHELDDLHVLNITAYVLIYLTTCINPIIYVVMSSEYRQAYKNLLMCKTSLEQQQTHRGVTKKLSGP